GGCTAACAGAACCATCGGTTTGAGCAGGCAAAATGCACAGAACGTAGGTCTCGAAAGGACCTACGATAACTATTTAAGCGGCACCACCGGTAAAAGACTGATGCGCCGCATCGCTGGCGGTACTTTCGTCCCCGTCGAAGGTTATGATATTGAACCCGAAAACGGACACGATGTCATCACTACCATCGACGTAAACATGCAGGATATCGTTGAAACCGCCCTCATGAACATGATGGTCGCCAACGAAGCAGATAACGGTACCTGCATTCTGATGGAAGTGAAAACCGGCAAGATCAAAGCGATTGCCAACCTGGGCAGACAACCAGATGGCAGCTATTTCGAGGATATGAACTATGCCCTCAGAGCAACAGAGCCCGGCTCTACGTTCAAACTGGCTACCGTCATCTCCGTACTCGACGACAAATACGCCACCATGAACAACATGGTGAACCTGCAGGAAGGTAAGTGGCAGATTGGACGCAGAACCGTATTTGACTCCGAACCACACCCTGGCCAGACAAACGTAACTATCAAACACGCGTTCGAACTGAGCTCTAATGTGGGAATGGCAAAACTGGCTTATCAGTTCTATAATAAAAAACCAAACGACTTCGTCTGGCACCTGAGAAAACTCAAGCTCGACAAGCCAACCGGTATAGACCTCGTAGGTGAAGACCAACCGGTCATCAAAACTACCGCCAGCAGAACATGGAGCGCTACCAGCCTTCCATGGATGGCTTTCGGTTACGAAGTGTTAATAAGCCCGTTGCAAACCTGCATGCTCTACAACGCTGTGGCTAACAACGGTAAAATGATGAAGCCTTACCTGGTGAACTCCATTAATGAATATGGTAAATCAGTTAAGACCTTCGAACCTGAAGCCGTAATGGATAGCATCTGCTCTTCCAATACACTGGCACAGGTAAAAGCAATGTTGGAAGGAGTCGTAATGAATGGAACGGCCAGATCACTGTGGTCTCCATATTACAGCTTTGCCGGTAAAACCGGTACCGCCCTGGTAGCGAATGCTAACCGGGGTTATGCCGATAAAATATACCAGTCCTCTTTCGCAGGATATTTTCCTGCCAAAGACCCGCAGTTCACCTGCGTTGTGGTCATCAAAAACAAACCACATGCAGCTAAGTTCTACGGCGCCTCTGTAGCAGGACCCGTTTTTCGCGAAGTT
This Chitinophaga sancti DNA region includes the following protein-coding sequences:
- a CDS encoding penicillin-binding protein — its product is MEVKKDILWRVYLCFIGMVLFGVAIIIKVFFLQNVEGNYWRSMADSLHTRYVTLDADRGTIYSEEGRMLSTSIPYFDVRVDFAADGLTDKNGKIFKDNVDSLSICLSKTFQDRTPLEYKNILREGYKNKDRYFLLKRDISFTQYQLLRQFPMFRLGKNKGGLIAETKNKRINPFKLLANRTIGLSRQNAQNVGLERTYDNYLSGTTGKRLMRRIAGGTFVPVEGYDIEPENGHDVITTIDVNMQDIVETALMNMMVANEADNGTCILMEVKTGKIKAIANLGRQPDGSYFEDMNYALRATEPGSTFKLATVISVLDDKYATMNNMVNLQEGKWQIGRRTVFDSEPHPGQTNVTIKHAFELSSNVGMAKLAYQFYNKKPNDFVWHLRKLKLDKPTGIDLVGEDQPVIKTTASRTWSATSLPWMAFGYEVLISPLQTCMLYNAVANNGKMMKPYLVNSINEYGKSVKTFEPEAVMDSICSSNTLAQVKAMLEGVVMNGTARSLWSPYYSFAGKTGTALVANANRGYADKIYQSSFAGYFPAKDPQFTCVVVIKNKPHAAKFYGASVAGPVFREVADKLYAIAVEKQQPMRANLMLDTLLAFKNSKARDWKEITTALDLPVEGDVNNNNWVSAKVTDKKVNFAQVTQAKGSVPNVTGMGLKDALYLLENAGLRVVVRGAGKVTNQSIPGGTQLEKNQTIVIELS